The Geomonas ferrireducens genome includes a window with the following:
- a CDS encoding ABC transporter ATP-binding protein, producing the protein MYAIEVDNVTKIYGKGDTAVTAISQASFQVRPGELVAILGPSGSGKTTLLTAIGLINEPTHGRIIVDGVTVADGGWVPGLDLKRIRREKLGFIFQAHNLIPFLTALENVMVALEINKFPSGEAKGRAEQLLKSLNLGHRLGSYPMALSGGEAQRVAIARALANKPRVILADEPTAALDTENGKNVMALLKSLAVENHSAILVVTHDHRMVEGFDRIFEVRDGSIIRETRGAG; encoded by the coding sequence ATGTACGCAATCGAAGTCGACAACGTTACGAAGATCTACGGCAAGGGCGATACCGCGGTTACCGCGATATCCCAGGCCTCCTTCCAGGTCCGTCCCGGGGAGCTTGTGGCGATTCTCGGGCCTTCAGGTTCGGGAAAGACCACCCTTTTGACCGCCATCGGCCTCATCAACGAGCCGACGCACGGCAGGATCATCGTCGACGGGGTGACCGTTGCCGATGGCGGCTGGGTGCCGGGGCTGGACTTGAAGCGCATTCGCCGGGAAAAGCTCGGGTTCATTTTCCAGGCGCACAACCTGATCCCATTCCTGACCGCGCTGGAAAACGTCATGGTAGCGCTCGAGATCAACAAGTTTCCGAGCGGCGAAGCGAAGGGTAGGGCGGAGCAGCTTTTGAAGTCCCTGAACCTCGGGCACCGTCTCGGCAGTTACCCGATGGCGCTTTCAGGCGGCGAGGCCCAGCGTGTTGCCATCGCAAGAGCCCTGGCGAACAAGCCGAGGGTCATTCTCGCGGACGAACCTACCGCCGCTCTCGATACCGAGAACGGGAAGAACGTCATGGCGCTGCTCAAGTCCCTGGCGGTTGAGAATCATTCCGCGATTCTCGTGGTGACCCATGATCATCGCATGGTGGAGGGGTTCGACCGGATCTTCGAGGTGCGCGACGGCTCCATCATCAGGGAGACGCGCGGGGCGGGGTAG
- a CDS encoding putative bifunctional diguanylate cyclase/phosphodiesterase, which yields MQLWLKLLLSYLAIICATLILAVGGISGAQHVKDSFNKVNREVIPHLLALKDLRYAGLRIVSSSMEYAFLTTVTEEKHGERHGDARQEEVRLIEEGREHFLVSLAACRSILVQGSEPHPIERTGKALLAASRDYLAVVDARPSARRLLEAKERFENAEQEFLKEVNSAHDQEMASLGRHVAGTFESLTSALKLLAVLSAVAIIGALASGLAISLSISRRMRLLKEAALQVAAGRRDIVLPVTAHDEITSVSMCFNAMVERLRVYDSELDAANSYLDSVIATMPEALTVVSADGVILDVNRATELMFGYPREVLVGRPFADLFLERHRGEALVATVTASAGLVEEEAMLSSSDGRDLHVSLSATMLDHNGAKERFLCLSHDVTKRKQAEQEVHNLAYFDQLTGLANRTLFYDRSAQALARCRRYGEFFAILFFDLDHFKDVNDTMGHHAGDVLLQLVVQRISGIVRASDTFARLGGDEFAILCSSVAGPEGAATLAEKLLALVKDPFEVDGRQIYTGASIGIVLFPEDGSDIATLLKNADLAMYAAKGAGGNQYQFFSETLNLKAQERATIERALREALEKEQISVHYQPQIQLQTGRVVAMEALARWYDENLGAVAPARFIPVAEQTGLIRELGAWVLKSACAQCKQWHLNGHPIAISVNVSIKQVMQEDFSEMVVDTLLETGLEPKFLDLELTESMLMDNAAESVALLRMFKSLGVKISIDDFGTGYSSLSYLKNFSVDRIKIDQSFVRDITIRDDAAGIVKAIVAIGHSMGVTVIAEGVESKEEEAKLRACRCDEVQGYLYARPMPAAEAEAFLRAADRSIS from the coding sequence ATGCAACTCTGGCTGAAACTGCTGCTTAGCTACTTGGCCATCATCTGCGCCACCCTCATCCTCGCCGTTGGAGGCATAAGCGGCGCCCAGCATGTCAAAGACAGCTTCAATAAGGTGAACCGAGAGGTGATCCCGCATCTGCTCGCCTTGAAGGATCTGCGTTACGCCGGGCTGCGCATTGTCTCCTCCTCGATGGAGTACGCCTTTCTTACCACGGTGACGGAGGAGAAGCACGGGGAGCGCCACGGTGACGCACGTCAGGAGGAGGTCCGGCTGATCGAAGAGGGGCGCGAGCACTTCCTGGTGAGCCTCGCCGCCTGCAGGAGCATCCTAGTGCAGGGTAGCGAGCCGCACCCAATAGAGCGGACCGGAAAGGCCCTGCTCGCGGCGTCCCGGGACTACCTCGCCGTCGTCGATGCGCGTCCTTCGGCGCGGCGCTTGCTCGAAGCGAAGGAGCGTTTCGAAAACGCGGAACAGGAGTTCCTGAAGGAGGTGAACTCCGCGCACGACCAAGAGATGGCGAGCCTCGGCCGCCACGTGGCCGGCACCTTCGAGAGCCTCACGAGCGCGCTCAAGTTGTTGGCGGTCCTGTCGGCTGTCGCCATCATCGGCGCCCTTGCATCGGGACTCGCCATCTCCCTCTCCATCTCCCGAAGGATGCGCCTTCTCAAGGAGGCTGCGCTCCAGGTCGCCGCGGGGCGACGCGACATCGTGCTCCCGGTGACGGCGCACGACGAGATCACCTCGGTCTCCATGTGCTTCAATGCGATGGTGGAGAGGCTCAGGGTGTACGACTCGGAGCTTGATGCCGCCAACAGCTACCTCGACAGCGTCATCGCCACCATGCCGGAGGCCCTGACCGTCGTTTCCGCAGATGGCGTGATCCTCGACGTAAACCGCGCAACGGAGCTGATGTTCGGTTACCCGCGGGAGGTACTGGTCGGACGTCCGTTTGCGGACCTGTTCCTGGAGCGGCACAGGGGCGAAGCCCTGGTCGCCACGGTGACGGCGAGTGCGGGGCTGGTCGAGGAGGAGGCGATGCTTTCTTCAAGCGACGGCCGGGACCTGCACGTGAGCCTCAGCGCGACCATGCTCGACCACAACGGGGCGAAGGAGCGCTTCCTCTGCCTGAGCCACGACGTCACGAAGCGCAAGCAGGCGGAGCAGGAGGTGCACAACCTAGCCTATTTCGATCAGTTGACCGGACTCGCCAACCGGACCCTGTTCTACGACCGCAGCGCGCAGGCCCTTGCGCGCTGTCGGCGCTACGGTGAATTCTTCGCCATCCTCTTCTTCGACCTGGATCACTTCAAGGACGTGAACGACACTATGGGACACCACGCGGGGGACGTTCTGCTCCAGCTCGTGGTGCAACGCATAAGCGGCATTGTGCGCGCAAGCGACACCTTCGCGAGGCTTGGTGGCGACGAGTTCGCCATCCTCTGTTCCTCGGTAGCAGGACCCGAAGGGGCGGCAACCCTCGCGGAGAAACTCCTCGCGCTCGTGAAGGACCCCTTCGAGGTCGACGGCCGTCAGATCTACACCGGGGCGAGTATCGGCATAGTGCTCTTCCCGGAGGACGGCTCCGACATCGCCACGCTCCTTAAAAACGCCGACCTCGCCATGTATGCGGCCAAGGGGGCAGGGGGAAACCAGTACCAGTTCTTCTCCGAGACGCTGAACCTGAAGGCGCAGGAGCGGGCCACCATCGAGCGGGCGTTGCGCGAGGCGCTCGAGAAGGAACAGATCTCCGTGCATTACCAGCCGCAGATTCAATTGCAAACGGGGAGGGTGGTCGCCATGGAGGCACTCGCCCGCTGGTACGATGAGAACCTGGGCGCCGTGGCCCCGGCTCGATTCATCCCGGTGGCGGAGCAGACCGGTCTCATCAGGGAGCTGGGGGCGTGGGTGCTGAAGAGCGCATGCGCGCAATGCAAGCAATGGCACCTGAACGGGCACCCCATCGCCATCAGCGTCAACGTCTCGATAAAGCAGGTCATGCAGGAGGATTTTTCGGAGATGGTGGTGGATACCCTGCTCGAGACCGGGCTGGAGCCCAAGTTCCTCGACCTGGAGCTGACCGAGAGCATGCTGATGGACAACGCCGCGGAATCGGTGGCGCTTCTGCGCATGTTCAAGTCGCTGGGGGTGAAGATATCCATCGACGACTTCGGGACGGGGTATTCCTCCTTGAGCTACCTGAAGAACTTCTCCGTGGATCGCATCAAGATCGACCAGTCCTTCGTCCGCGACATCACCATCCGCGACGACGCCGCCGGCATCGTGAAGGCCATCGTCGCCATAGGTCACAGCATGGGGGTCACCGTGATCGCTGAAGGGGTCGAGTCGAAGGAGGAGGAAGCGAAGCTCCGCGCGTGCCGCTGCGACGAGGTGCAGGGGTACCTGTACGCAAGACCGATGCCCGCGGCGGAGGCCGAGGCGTTCCTGCGGGCGGCGGATCGGTCAATCTCTTAA
- a CDS encoding CsbD family protein, with protein MRSSTKDTTKGALHEAKGKVKESIGSTFRNVSLEAEGKGEKVAGKVQKNIGKAEKNIEDDLDVERSRKGRI; from the coding sequence ATGAGATCCAGTACAAAAGACACAACAAAGGGTGCCTTGCACGAAGCAAAGGGTAAAGTAAAGGAAAGTATCGGCAGCACCTTCCGGAACGTTTCTCTGGAAGCCGAAGGCAAGGGCGAAAAAGTAGCCGGTAAAGTGCAGAAAAACATCGGCAAGGCAGAAAAGAACATAGAGGATGATCTGGACGTGGAAAGAAGCCGTAAAGGCAGGATCTAA
- a CDS encoding efflux RND transporter periplasmic adaptor subunit, with translation MALMKTLAARKKYLLWVGFLAGAVVLLKLTLLAPRKVHAVKLERRDLTEEVYGNGTVEAKVVIPVSSKITGRIVEVFVDQGDHVRRGQLLARLEDGDFMQQQNQSEAGVKRAAANLDVEQATLKKAKANLVLAEKNAQRYKALAEKNLVSRLEAEQYENAFLVAREEVARSTAALESARMEQSVNRAGLGFARSKVGDTMIYAPQDGVIITRDLEKGATVTPGMAIFTIADPGTVWVKANVDEALLKGIAVGNSALITLRSSAGHPCEGKVARLGRESDRVTEELEVDVAFCEARRSFRLGEQSEVYIVTGNKKGAVSLPSATLVSREQKRGVWVIANGRLVFKPVKVGIEDRKGFSEIVSGLDGRELVALAPPPEMAQFANGQKVTPQ, from the coding sequence ATGGCGCTGATGAAAACACTGGCCGCGAGGAAAAAGTACCTCCTCTGGGTCGGCTTCCTGGCCGGAGCGGTGGTGCTGCTGAAACTGACGCTGCTCGCCCCTCGTAAGGTGCATGCCGTGAAACTTGAAAGGCGTGATCTGACGGAGGAGGTCTACGGCAACGGCACGGTCGAGGCCAAGGTCGTCATCCCCGTTTCCAGCAAGATTACCGGCCGGATCGTCGAGGTCTTCGTCGACCAGGGCGACCATGTCCGGCGCGGACAACTGCTGGCGAGGCTTGAGGACGGTGACTTCATGCAGCAGCAGAACCAGTCCGAGGCGGGCGTTAAACGGGCGGCGGCCAACCTGGACGTGGAGCAGGCCACGCTGAAGAAGGCGAAGGCAAACCTGGTCCTCGCGGAAAAGAATGCCCAACGCTACAAGGCGCTGGCCGAAAAGAACCTGGTTTCCAGGCTCGAGGCCGAACAGTACGAGAATGCCTTCCTCGTTGCCAGGGAGGAGGTGGCCCGCAGTACCGCCGCACTCGAATCGGCGCGGATGGAGCAGTCGGTAAACCGGGCGGGTCTCGGATTTGCCAGGAGCAAGGTGGGCGACACCATGATCTACGCTCCGCAAGACGGCGTCATCATCACCAGGGACCTCGAGAAAGGAGCCACGGTGACCCCGGGGATGGCCATCTTCACCATAGCCGATCCCGGGACCGTCTGGGTGAAGGCGAACGTGGACGAAGCGCTGCTGAAGGGTATCGCCGTCGGCAACAGCGCCCTCATTACGCTTCGCTCCAGTGCCGGTCACCCCTGTGAGGGGAAGGTGGCGCGCCTTGGGCGGGAAAGCGACCGCGTGACCGAAGAACTCGAGGTCGACGTGGCATTCTGCGAAGCGCGGCGGAGCTTCCGTCTCGGCGAGCAATCCGAGGTCTACATCGTCACGGGAAACAAGAAGGGCGCTGTATCGCTCCCTTCCGCGACCTTGGTCTCCAGGGAACAGAAGCGGGGCGTCTGGGTGATAGCCAACGGCAGACTCGTCTTCAAACCGGTCAAGGTGGGTATCGAGGACCGCAAGGGATTCTCTGAAATTGTGTCGGGGCTCGACGGGCGCGAACTGGTCGCCTTGGCGCCTCCCCCGGAGATGGCGCAGTTCGCCAACGGTCAGAAGGTGACGCCGCAATGA
- the hcp gene encoding hydroxylamine reductase has protein sequence MASAMFCRQCEQAARGVGCDVMGNCGKDPQVSALLDLMIHGLQGVALYASRARELGAKDQEVDRFMLDGLFTRVTNVNFDPEDIARRLQKCYQMKEKAKSLYEQTYRQQKGGEAPQLTEEAALWQPAAGTQALIDQGKHHGVLTWHQDPNLLSTIEILIYGLLGMGAFAWHAVEMGKEDDGIYEFIHRSLAATTNEAATLEEFVNLSLECGKWNLRTMELLYDGHAENFQAPEPMKVNLGTRGGKGIVVSGHDLPMLEEILKQSEGKGIYVYTHGEMLPANGYPGLRKYPHFAGHFGTAWQNQVRELPDFKGAIVFNTNCIQKPDPSYTDRLFTWGEVAWPGIPHLEGHDFTPVIDKALSLPDLPENPGQEILVGFGHEAVFKVAGAVVDAVKNGLVKRFFLIGGCDGAKAGRNYYTELAEKVPKDCVILTLACGKNRFNRLEFGDIGGIPRLLDVGQCNDAYSAIRIAVALADAFQCEVNDLPLSMILSWYEQKAHVILLTLLHLGIKGIRLGPTLPAYVSPAVLDVLVQNYDLGPITTPDEDLRHALAQ, from the coding sequence ATGGCTAGCGCGATGTTTTGTCGGCAATGTGAGCAGGCGGCCCGCGGGGTGGGGTGCGACGTGATGGGGAACTGCGGCAAGGACCCGCAGGTTTCGGCCTTGTTGGACCTGATGATCCACGGGCTGCAGGGGGTGGCGCTCTACGCGAGCCGGGCGAGGGAGCTGGGGGCGAAAGACCAGGAGGTCGATCGTTTCATGCTGGACGGACTCTTCACCAGGGTCACCAACGTGAACTTCGACCCCGAAGACATCGCCCGGCGCCTGCAGAAGTGTTACCAGATGAAGGAGAAGGCGAAGTCCCTCTACGAACAGACCTACCGGCAGCAAAAGGGGGGAGAGGCGCCGCAATTGACCGAAGAGGCTGCACTTTGGCAGCCCGCCGCGGGGACTCAGGCGCTCATCGATCAGGGGAAGCACCACGGCGTCCTCACCTGGCATCAGGACCCGAATCTCCTCTCAACCATCGAGATTCTCATCTACGGGCTCTTGGGGATGGGGGCCTTCGCGTGGCACGCCGTCGAGATGGGGAAGGAGGACGACGGCATCTACGAATTCATCCACCGCTCCCTCGCCGCGACGACGAACGAAGCGGCGACGCTCGAGGAGTTCGTCAACCTCTCCCTTGAGTGCGGCAAGTGGAACCTGCGCACCATGGAGCTGCTTTACGACGGCCATGCCGAGAACTTTCAGGCTCCCGAGCCGATGAAGGTGAACCTCGGGACGCGCGGCGGGAAGGGCATCGTCGTCTCCGGGCACGACCTGCCGATGCTGGAGGAGATCCTGAAGCAGAGCGAGGGGAAGGGGATCTACGTCTACACCCACGGCGAGATGCTTCCCGCCAACGGTTATCCCGGCCTCAGGAAGTATCCCCATTTCGCCGGGCACTTCGGCACCGCCTGGCAGAACCAGGTCCGTGAACTCCCAGACTTCAAGGGGGCCATCGTCTTCAACACCAACTGCATCCAGAAACCGGACCCCTCCTACACCGACCGTCTCTTCACCTGGGGCGAGGTGGCCTGGCCCGGCATCCCGCACCTTGAAGGGCACGATTTCACCCCGGTGATCGACAAGGCCCTCTCGCTCCCCGATCTCCCGGAAAACCCGGGGCAGGAGATCCTGGTGGGGTTCGGGCACGAGGCGGTGTTCAAGGTCGCGGGTGCCGTGGTGGACGCGGTGAAAAACGGCCTGGTGAAGCGCTTCTTCCTGATCGGCGGCTGCGACGGGGCAAAGGCGGGGAGAAACTACTACACGGAGCTGGCCGAGAAGGTACCCAAGGACTGCGTGATCCTTACCCTCGCCTGCGGCAAGAACCGCTTCAATCGGCTCGAGTTCGGTGATATCGGCGGCATCCCCCGCCTGCTGGACGTCGGGCAGTGCAACGACGCCTACTCTGCGATCCGCATCGCCGTCGCGCTGGCGGACGCCTTTCAGTGCGAGGTGAATGACCTTCCGCTCTCCATGATCCTCTCCTGGTACGAGCAGAAGGCCCACGTGATCCTGCTCACCCTGCTACATCTCGGCATAAAGGGGATCCGACTCGGCCCCACGCTGCCGGCCTACGTTTCGCCGGCAGTGCTCGACGTCCTGGTGCAAAATTACGACCTTGGCCCGATCACGACGCCGGATGAGGATTTGAGGCATGCACTGGCGCAATGA
- a CDS encoding ABC transporter permease, whose protein sequence is MNLAIRDIRFHRGRFILTSIGLGLLLGVVMSMGGIYRGLFADALAVLHFTKADLWVVQKDTNGPFAESSRIPEDIKYRIKSVPGVAEASPLSFQTIQIERAGNPFRFFLIGYDLGGIGGPPAILAGRNIRQKHYEMVVAKAMKMALGEKIRLGLHEYTVVGITGKVVSSSGDPAAYVSLADAQEIQFKKDNDAIRNNRERVAADLDRLQNLTQAQAQFVQKNVSELTESTHTVNTVVARLAPGASLHEVQQRIERWNHFRAISEEGQTKILTKGMIEKARMQLGLFRVILLVISAVIISLIIYTSTLDKIRVIATLKLIGSQNRIIVGMILQQSLLMGVIAYAVGYGLISLTYEKFPRRIVLEAFDLQVLFAIVVVICTVSSFVGIRKALKVEPAEALGG, encoded by the coding sequence ATGAACCTGGCGATCCGGGACATACGCTTTCACCGGGGGCGTTTCATCCTGACCTCGATCGGTCTCGGGCTGCTGCTCGGGGTCGTGATGAGCATGGGAGGGATTTACCGCGGTCTCTTCGCCGATGCCCTCGCCGTGCTCCATTTCACCAAGGCCGACCTGTGGGTGGTGCAGAAGGACACCAACGGTCCCTTCGCCGAGAGCTCCCGCATCCCCGAGGACATAAAGTACCGCATCAAATCCGTCCCCGGCGTGGCGGAGGCCTCGCCGCTTTCCTTTCAGACCATCCAGATCGAACGGGCCGGGAATCCTTTCCGCTTTTTCCTGATCGGCTACGATCTGGGCGGCATCGGCGGCCCCCCCGCGATCCTTGCCGGGCGCAACATCCGTCAGAAGCATTACGAGATGGTCGTCGCCAAGGCGATGAAGATGGCGCTCGGCGAGAAGATCCGCCTCGGCCTCCATGAATACACCGTGGTGGGCATCACCGGCAAAGTTGTCTCCTCAAGCGGCGATCCGGCTGCGTACGTGAGCCTCGCCGATGCCCAGGAGATCCAGTTCAAAAAGGACAACGACGCCATAAGAAACAACAGAGAACGTGTGGCGGCCGATCTGGACAGGTTGCAGAACCTGACTCAGGCCCAGGCGCAATTCGTCCAGAAGAACGTAAGCGAGCTCACCGAATCCACCCATACCGTGAACACCGTGGTCGCCCGGCTCGCTCCAGGGGCTAGCCTGCACGAGGTGCAACAGCGGATAGAGCGTTGGAATCACTTCCGTGCCATCTCCGAGGAGGGACAGACCAAGATCCTCACCAAGGGGATGATCGAGAAGGCCCGGATGCAGCTGGGGCTTTTCCGCGTCATCCTGCTGGTGATCTCGGCGGTAATCATCTCGCTCATCATCTACACGTCGACCCTCGACAAGATCAGGGTCATCGCAACCTTGAAACTTATCGGATCGCAAAACCGGATCATCGTCGGGATGATCCTGCAGCAGTCGCTTCTCATGGGCGTGATCGCCTACGCGGTCGGCTACGGTCTGATCTCCCTTACTTACGAAAAATTCCCGCGACGCATCGTCCTTGAGGCGTTCGACCTGCAGGTGTTGTTTGCCATCGTCGTGGTTATCTGCACGGTTTCCAGTTTCGTCGGCATCCGCAAGGCGCTCAAGGTCGAGCCTGCGGAAGCGCTTGGTGGGTGA
- a CDS encoding hybrid sensor histidine kinase/response regulator produces the protein MLMIMALPSVALIIHAGLQGRADDLRLSTRATTYLLDNIASELNSKVEAAEQMMELLSLMPQVRAKDAAAVDQLLAGLQKKFPMYANIMIVDRQGVTWATALPSGRPVSLADRKAFKDARDSGRFSPGEYTVGRASKKPIINFAYPLKGATGAFDGAILFGIDLTIIGNLLEAAKMPAGTSFGIFDHKGTFLYRTIDPEKFVGKPDRTNHFEKMKNGPETGIIDIVSNDGIHRLSAYRKIRLRPELPPYAYIRGGTPVDIMLEGANRELILNLGVMFLILVSVFVLNIWLSKRLIVNRISALEHASRALAGGDLEVRVGQEAGGGELGRLGLCFDEMAEALCFELQERMKKEDVLREKSDLLDLAHDAIVLLDMEGTILYWNQRAAAIYGYAPEEAIGKVIHPLLATRFPKAQEEIYEELRRNGRWEGRLTHTTAAGAGIIVNSRWVLQVDRENRPWRIMEINSDITERERSQQELLKMQKLESLGVLAGGIAHDFNNILTGIMGNITLAQMTLEEPERGKKLLQQAEKACQRASELSTQLLTFAKGGKPIKKCVAARHLIEEAVSLALRGTSVLSVLDIPGNLHLIEVDEGQMHQVFNNIAINAVQAMPRGGTFTVSAMNISLADENRFALPSGAYVKLLFTDTGCGISAEDQKRIFDPYFTTKSGGKGLGLSSAHSVITRHGGYITVHSQPDQGTTLEILLPAARMEAAAKTEATQAQKATLQHAARKVLVMDDEQMIRDLMAEILAALGCTVSTCCNGSEAVELYAAAIEDAAPFDAVIMDLTIPGGMGGKEAAGHILEIDKNACLIVSSGYSNDPIMSDYTAFGFKATMAKPYRASEVSAVLADLLTPSMPH, from the coding sequence ATGTTGATGATCATGGCGCTCCCCTCGGTCGCCCTGATCATCCATGCCGGGCTGCAGGGGCGCGCCGACGACCTGCGCCTCTCCACCCGTGCGACCACCTATCTCCTTGACAACATAGCCTCCGAGCTCAACAGCAAGGTCGAGGCGGCGGAGCAGATGATGGAGCTCCTGTCCCTCATGCCGCAGGTGCGCGCAAAAGATGCTGCCGCGGTTGACCAACTGCTTGCCGGGCTGCAGAAAAAATTCCCGATGTACGCGAACATAATGATCGTGGATCGCCAGGGGGTGACCTGGGCGACAGCGCTGCCGAGCGGTAGACCGGTCTCCCTCGCGGACAGGAAGGCCTTCAAGGACGCCAGGGACAGCGGCCGCTTCTCTCCCGGGGAGTACACCGTGGGGAGGGCCAGCAAAAAACCTATCATCAACTTCGCCTACCCGCTCAAGGGTGCGACCGGCGCCTTTGATGGGGCGATCCTCTTCGGCATCGACCTCACCATCATCGGAAACCTGCTGGAGGCGGCCAAAATGCCAGCAGGCACCTCGTTCGGCATCTTCGACCACAAAGGTACCTTTCTCTACCGCACCATCGATCCCGAGAAGTTCGTCGGCAAGCCGGACCGGACCAACCACTTCGAGAAGATGAAGAACGGGCCGGAGACGGGGATCATCGACATCGTCTCAAACGACGGCATCCATCGTCTGTCCGCCTACCGCAAAATCCGGCTCAGACCGGAGCTACCCCCCTACGCCTACATCAGGGGGGGGACGCCGGTCGACATCATGCTCGAGGGGGCGAACCGGGAGCTCATCCTCAACCTGGGGGTCATGTTCCTGATACTCGTCTCCGTGTTCGTGCTCAACATCTGGCTCAGCAAACGGCTCATCGTGAACCGGATCAGCGCATTGGAGCACGCCTCGCGCGCCCTGGCCGGCGGGGACCTGGAGGTCAGGGTCGGTCAGGAGGCAGGGGGGGGGGAACTCGGGAGGCTTGGGCTTTGCTTCGACGAGATGGCCGAGGCGCTTTGCTTCGAGCTGCAGGAAAGGATGAAGAAGGAAGATGTGCTGCGGGAGAAGTCCGACCTGCTCGATCTTGCCCACGACGCCATCGTTCTGCTCGATATGGAAGGAACCATCCTGTACTGGAACCAGAGAGCGGCGGCCATCTACGGATACGCGCCGGAAGAGGCGATCGGGAAGGTGATCCACCCGCTTTTGGCGACCCGCTTCCCGAAAGCGCAGGAGGAGATCTACGAGGAACTGCGCCGCAACGGGCGCTGGGAGGGAAGGCTCACCCACACTACGGCTGCGGGCGCCGGTATCATCGTCAATAGCAGATGGGTCCTGCAGGTCGACAGGGAAAACCGCCCGTGGCGCATCATGGAGATCAACAGCGACATCACGGAGCGGGAGAGGTCGCAGCAGGAACTCCTGAAGATGCAAAAGCTGGAATCGCTGGGGGTGCTGGCTGGCGGTATCGCCCACGACTTCAACAACATCCTGACCGGCATCATGGGGAACATCACCCTCGCCCAGATGACCCTCGAGGAGCCGGAGCGCGGGAAAAAGCTCCTCCAGCAGGCCGAGAAGGCTTGCCAGCGCGCCTCGGAACTGTCCACCCAGCTACTCACCTTCGCCAAGGGTGGGAAACCGATCAAAAAGTGTGTTGCCGCAAGGCACCTGATCGAGGAGGCGGTGTCGCTCGCGCTGCGTGGAACGAGCGTGCTGAGCGTCCTGGATATTCCGGGCAACCTGCACCTGATAGAGGTCGACGAGGGGCAGATGCACCAGGTCTTCAACAACATCGCGATCAACGCGGTGCAGGCGATGCCGCGGGGGGGGACCTTTACCGTGAGCGCCATGAACATCTCCCTGGCCGACGAAAACCGTTTCGCCCTTCCATCAGGGGCTTACGTCAAGCTTCTGTTCACCGACACCGGGTGCGGCATCTCGGCTGAGGACCAGAAGAGGATCTTCGATCCCTATTTCACCACGAAGTCGGGAGGAAAGGGGTTGGGGCTCTCCTCGGCCCACTCGGTAATTACGAGGCATGGTGGTTACATCACGGTGCACTCGCAGCCGGACCAGGGGACCACCCTGGAGATACTGCTGCCGGCCGCCAGGATGGAGGCCGCGGCAAAGACGGAAGCGACACAGGCGCAGAAGGCCACGCTGCAGCACGCGGCACGCAAGGTCCTGGTGATGGATGACGAGCAGATGATCCGCGATCTCATGGCCGAGATCCTTGCTGCATTGGGATGCACGGTCAGTACCTGCTGCAACGGCAGCGAGGCTGTGGAACTGTACGCCGCCGCCATTGAGGACGCAGCACCCTTTGATGCGGTGATCATGGATCTGACCATACCTGGTGGAATGGGGGGGAAGGAGGCGGCCGGGCACATCCTGGAGATCGACAAGAATGCCTGCCTCATCGTCTCAAGCGGCTACTCCAACGACCCGATCATGTCCGATTACACCGCTTTCGGCTTTAAGGCGACCATGGCGAAACCCTACCGCGCCTCGGAAGTCTCCGCGGTGTTGGCCGACCTTCTCACACCGTCTATGCCTCACTGA